A DNA window from Candidatus Eisenbacteria bacterium contains the following coding sequences:
- a CDS encoding septal ring lytic transglycosylase RlpA family protein, which translates to MRAPHVPSLSTALLLLGFLLGGGCAARSAGPKPHDYDTAGDEFVEEGIAAYYATAFHGRRTASGSVYDERDLTAAHRTLPFGTRVRVTHLENRKEVVVTINDRGPFTKGRVIDLSREAAKRLDLIRDGIARVRLESE; encoded by the coding sequence ATGCGCGCGCCCCACGTTCCATCGCTTTCGACCGCGCTCCTCCTCCTTGGATTCCTCCTCGGCGGCGGCTGTGCCGCGCGCAGCGCCGGACCCAAGCCGCATGACTACGATACGGCCGGCGACGAGTTCGTCGAAGAGGGAATCGCCGCGTACTACGCGACCGCCTTCCACGGCCGGCGCACCGCGAGCGGCTCGGTCTACGACGAGCGGGACCTCACGGCCGCGCACCGGACCCTTCCCTTCGGCACGCGCGTGCGGGTGACGCACCTCGAGAACCGCAAGGAAGTGGTCGTCACGATCAACGATCGCGGGCCCTTCACGAAGGGACGGGTCATCGACCTCTCGCGCGAGGCCGCGAAGCGCCTCGACCTGATCCGTGACGGGATCGCGCGCGTTCGCCTGGAGTCGGAGTAG
- a CDS encoding MFS transporter — MRLPDLLATKRGRLLAFFLLYVAEGIPAGFTGTAVATQMRRQGLDPAAIGGFLSVLYIPWAFKWALGPFVDVVTVERWGRRRFWILLTQTLMAATVVAAMFVDLKTHLFLFTSVIFVLNVFSATQDVAIDALAVNSLHKEERGAANGLMFGGSFLGNAMGGAGVLLLTPWIGFRSTFLLVAAAILAITLLVAAPLREVVRADAIRAARGTLRDVGRAVGEFAREALGAFARSRPALAAVFLALLPMGPYALSFSVLSNLSVELGLNDQQVGLLSFLSAIIGASFCVLGGWISDRFGRRRSLAAFIAGMAVPTVLLAVVMARFGWWMPVDPTLTNRPAPPAELLSLFWGLTLLYAVFNGLMYGAGTAIYMDVTDPRVAATQFTAYMALCNVVYAYTPKWQGISLVRLGYPATLAIDTAFGLVCLLLVPLLKGQGPGKREEPAPGAAVPETVPS; from the coding sequence ATGCGCCTTCCCGACCTGCTCGCGACGAAGCGGGGCCGCCTCCTCGCGTTCTTCCTCCTCTACGTGGCCGAGGGCATTCCCGCCGGGTTCACGGGGACGGCCGTCGCGACCCAGATGCGGCGCCAGGGTCTCGATCCCGCCGCGATCGGAGGCTTCCTCTCGGTCCTCTACATTCCCTGGGCGTTCAAGTGGGCGCTCGGTCCATTCGTCGATGTCGTGACCGTGGAGCGGTGGGGAAGACGCCGCTTCTGGATCCTGCTCACGCAGACCCTGATGGCGGCGACCGTGGTGGCCGCCATGTTCGTGGACCTGAAGACCCACCTCTTCCTCTTCACGTCCGTGATCTTCGTTCTGAACGTCTTCAGCGCGACGCAGGACGTCGCGATCGATGCGCTCGCCGTGAACTCGCTCCACAAGGAGGAGCGCGGCGCCGCGAACGGGCTCATGTTCGGAGGATCGTTCCTCGGAAACGCGATGGGCGGAGCCGGCGTGCTGCTCCTCACGCCCTGGATCGGATTTCGCTCCACGTTCCTGCTCGTGGCCGCCGCGATTCTCGCGATCACGCTCCTCGTGGCGGCGCCGCTCCGCGAGGTGGTCCGGGCGGATGCGATCCGTGCGGCGCGGGGCACCCTGCGCGACGTGGGGCGAGCCGTCGGCGAGTTCGCGCGCGAGGCCCTGGGGGCGTTCGCGCGGTCGCGCCCCGCGCTCGCGGCGGTCTTCCTCGCGCTCCTCCCCATGGGTCCGTACGCGCTCTCCTTCTCCGTCCTGTCCAACCTCTCCGTCGAGCTCGGCCTGAACGATCAGCAGGTCGGGCTGCTGAGCTTCCTGAGCGCGATCATCGGAGCCTCGTTCTGCGTTCTCGGCGGCTGGATTTCCGATCGGTTCGGACGCCGCCGGTCCCTCGCCGCCTTCATCGCCGGAATGGCGGTTCCGACCGTGTTGCTGGCGGTCGTCATGGCGCGTTTCGGGTGGTGGATGCCGGTCGACCCGACCCTCACCAACCGGCCGGCGCCGCCCGCCGAGCTCCTCTCGCTCTTCTGGGGCCTCACCCTGCTCTACGCGGTCTTCAACGGGCTCATGTACGGGGCGGGAACGGCCATCTACATGGACGTGACCGACCCGCGAGTCGCGGCGACGCAGTTCACGGCGTACATGGCCCTCTGCAACGTGGTGTACGCCTACACGCCGAAGTGGCAGGGGATCTCCCTCGTCCGGCTCGGGTATCCCGCCACGCTCGCGATCGATACGGCCTTCGGGCTCGTGTGCCTCCTCCTCGTCCCGCTCCTCAAGGGCCAGGGCCCGGGGAAACGCGAGGAGCCCGCGCCGGGTGCGGCCGTGCCGGAGACCGTGCCCTCGTAA
- a CDS encoding ABC transporter ATP-binding protein — MLAARALVKVYPGPVTALNGIDLDVPPGMFGLLGPNGAGKSTFMKILAGLLEPTSGRVTLDGEDILAHPERLWPRLGYLPQEFGFYPHLSGEAMLSHLLELKGVQAPQGRKKLVRELLERVNLAHAAKRAVKGYSGGMRQRLGIAQAIAGNPRLIIVDEPTAGLDPEERLRFYHLLSELAADRIVLLSTHIVEDVAVLCPQFAVIREGRLLAVTTPAGARAHIQGHMYEGTVEVSDLPRLREEHTVTQALLVEGRNRARLYDPSDRPPDGFQQVPATLEDAYLVLMRQATRNGGAPAGAPARENGAPARAAAEVLG, encoded by the coding sequence ATGCTCGCCGCCCGCGCTCTGGTCAAGGTCTACCCCGGCCCCGTCACCGCGCTGAACGGGATCGACCTCGACGTCCCTCCAGGGATGTTCGGGCTCCTCGGTCCCAACGGCGCGGGGAAGTCCACGTTCATGAAGATCCTCGCCGGCCTCCTCGAGCCGACGAGCGGGCGCGTGACGCTCGACGGCGAGGACATCCTGGCCCATCCGGAGCGCCTCTGGCCCCGGCTCGGCTACCTGCCGCAGGAGTTCGGGTTCTACCCGCATCTCTCCGGCGAGGCCATGCTCTCCCATCTCCTCGAGCTGAAGGGAGTGCAGGCGCCGCAGGGCCGGAAGAAGCTCGTGCGCGAGCTCCTCGAGCGCGTGAACCTCGCGCATGCCGCGAAGCGGGCCGTAAAGGGGTACTCGGGCGGCATGCGGCAGCGGCTCGGCATTGCGCAGGCGATCGCGGGGAACCCGCGGCTCATCATCGTGGACGAGCCGACCGCCGGGCTCGACCCGGAAGAGCGCCTCCGCTTCTACCATCTCCTGTCCGAGCTCGCGGCGGACCGGATCGTGCTCCTCTCGACCCACATCGTCGAGGACGTCGCGGTTCTCTGTCCTCAGTTCGCCGTGATCCGGGAGGGACGTCTCCTCGCGGTCACGACGCCGGCGGGGGCTCGTGCGCACATCCAGGGGCACATGTACGAGGGAACGGTCGAGGTGAGCGACCTGCCGCGGCTTCGTGAAGAGCACACCGTCACGCAGGCGCTCCTCGTCGAGGGACGCAATCGCGCGCGGCTGTACGACCCGTCGGATCGGCCGCCGGACGGGTTCCAGCAGGTTCCGGCCACGCTCGAGGACGCGTATCTGGTCCTGATGCGACAGGCCACGAGGAACGGAGGCGCTCCCGCCGGAGCGCCGGCGCGCGAGAACGGCGCTCCCGCGCGGGCCGCCGCGGAGGTGCTGGGATGA
- a CDS encoding META domain-containing protein, translating to MNPSTPVSISTPARKALAAALLFGAILGTACHKGPPPAPPVVKLRPAPSVEQIRSATFQGVGEESTITLRDGRWEGAPFVADGAARPSVNLVGDFRLTGDVDGDGGEDALVLLASRSGGTGENIYLALVQRSGEVTLNTATALIGDRVQVRGGTVRAGRVSLDVVQAGPTDALCCPGELATRSWHYMPGGLREASTPDSIARLTLDAMGGADWVLRAWSHAEPAPGAPRVTLRVKDGILSGRAACNSYSARPQPGDMAGLFTTGPIATTRMACPDSVLKIETRYLDLLGRARQFGFSGGRLAISYEKDSVSAAMLFERATPPDTARATTPPTK from the coding sequence ATGAATCCGTCGACGCCGGTTTCAATCTCCACGCCCGCACGCAAGGCGCTCGCCGCCGCGCTGCTCTTCGGCGCGATCCTCGGCACCGCGTGCCACAAAGGTCCGCCTCCGGCACCCCCGGTCGTGAAGCTCCGTCCCGCCCCGTCCGTCGAGCAGATCCGGAGCGCGACCTTCCAGGGTGTCGGGGAGGAGAGCACGATCACGCTGCGCGACGGCCGGTGGGAAGGCGCCCCCTTCGTGGCCGATGGCGCGGCTCGCCCCTCGGTGAATCTGGTCGGGGACTTCCGCCTCACGGGAGACGTGGACGGGGACGGAGGCGAGGACGCGCTGGTGCTCCTCGCATCGCGGTCCGGAGGAACGGGAGAGAACATCTACCTCGCGCTGGTCCAGCGAAGCGGCGAGGTGACGCTCAACACCGCGACCGCCCTGATCGGGGATCGCGTTCAGGTGCGGGGAGGAACCGTGCGTGCCGGACGCGTCTCGCTCGACGTGGTCCAGGCGGGACCGACCGATGCGCTGTGCTGCCCCGGGGAGCTCGCGACTCGGTCGTGGCACTACATGCCCGGCGGCCTCCGAGAGGCTTCCACACCCGACTCGATCGCGCGGCTCACGCTCGACGCCATGGGCGGCGCCGACTGGGTGCTCCGGGCCTGGTCGCACGCGGAGCCGGCTCCCGGCGCCCCTCGCGTGACGCTGCGCGTGAAGGACGGAATCCTGAGCGGGCGCGCCGCGTGCAACAGCTACTCCGCCCGGCCGCAGCCGGGCGACATGGCGGGGCTCTTCACGACGGGACCGATCGCCACGACCCGCATGGCGTGCCCCGACTCGGTCTTGAAGATCGAGACCCGGTATCTCGATCTCCTGGGGCGCGCGCGCCAGTTCGGCTTCAGCGGAGGAAGACTCGCGATCTCCTACGAGAAGGACAGCGTGAGCGCCGCGATGCTCTTCGAGCGCGCGACGCCGCCCGACACGGCTCGCGCCACGACTCCCCCTACGAAGTAG
- a CDS encoding ABC transporter permease subunit, with amino-acid sequence MSFRRFAATFWLEFSHAVRRPLFIVLAVILALSGFGLSSGSMQISSGDSSVGGTKAWITSEFAQTQMMTFIILLYYGFFLSIAAGLGLLRDRELKIDVLLQTTSLRPGEYVLGRFTAVFAIFAVLLFWQVMVNAFFNHLVPNPNAAEMRGPFLLSSYVVPVLTLGLPFVVFFAGLSMLIGERTRSAILVFVLPVALLLVCAFFLWTWSPSWLDQGLNRLMQILDPSGYRWLNETHLKVDRGVEYYNTQPVPYDAVFWLNRVWMLAIGFVALWLTVRAVERSRKGVVASRRALARSRKAAAVEAAAAPIRPVVAGEFGTSGRGPSFVQGVLAVAAAEGRELLRQPGLYIFIPLILLQALGNALVAIGPFDTPILLTPGITAVGIGNQITTFACMLLLFYTVESLERERTTGLASVLYSTPLRTGAYLFGKALANSMVAVAVLLASLAASAIALAVQGKVPFSFEPYLVVWGLLLVPTFLVWTSFVTALYAAVGNRYGAYALAVAALIFSGYRALTGGMNWAGNWPLWGVLRWSDMGFYETDRLAIVLNRVMILGLTVFFTAVAVRLFRRRAVDGVRLMHRLAPRQLFRTGVSLSPYAVVPAVCCVALMFQVSQGLEGGAMKKAKKDYWAKNLKTWLNAPLPDIARVDVALRIDPAKHWLSSQGTLTLVNREATELAAIPLSGGWHWDSLTWTMDAKPYTPDDSKRLYLFRPDRPLAPGDSVTIGWKWDGVFPKGITKNGGNTDEFILPSGVVLTGFSPSFMPVVGFMEDVGETKDNRTEPKQYPRDYWKGVTKGGYGATAWFPARVTVTGPAEYTLNSVGVCTKNEVKDGWRTQVWETDHPVKIMNVVCGRWKEKRGESTTIYYHPAHTYNLQEMSATLDAARKWYSEWFLPYPWRELKLSEFPALAGYAQGFGTNITFSENIGFLTKNDEKTNATFLVTAHEAAHQWWGNILTPANGPGADFLSEGMSHFSTLLLFEQVKGPKARMEFAKGIESRYGDRRRPDEERPMYEIDGKRPSDETVMYDRGGWVFWMLYDFMGHERALEGYQHFIRTWSQSRDHAALPDFVLAMRPFAADTASYDAFTKQWFEGRVVPEYRLVGTSKKTPDGRYEVTVKVTNRGTGRMPVEVAVTRGERWEKTASDSAAYREARALVKPGKDETETVVVRCDFEPDQVVVDPDVRVLQLNRKLAVAKL; translated from the coding sequence ATGAGCTTCCGCCGCTTCGCCGCCACGTTCTGGCTGGAATTCTCGCACGCGGTTCGCAGGCCGCTCTTCATCGTGCTCGCGGTCATCCTCGCCCTGAGCGGCTTCGGTCTCTCGAGCGGGAGCATGCAGATCTCCTCGGGGGACAGCTCGGTCGGCGGCACGAAGGCCTGGATCACGTCCGAGTTCGCCCAGACGCAGATGATGACGTTCATCATCCTCCTCTACTACGGCTTCTTCCTCTCGATCGCGGCCGGACTCGGGCTCCTGCGCGATCGCGAGCTCAAGATCGACGTGCTCCTCCAGACGACGTCGCTCCGTCCGGGCGAGTACGTGCTGGGGCGGTTCACCGCCGTGTTCGCGATCTTCGCGGTGCTCCTCTTCTGGCAGGTGATGGTGAACGCGTTCTTCAACCACCTGGTCCCGAACCCGAACGCGGCCGAGATGCGGGGGCCCTTCCTGCTCTCGAGCTACGTCGTCCCGGTCCTGACGCTGGGGCTTCCGTTCGTCGTCTTCTTCGCGGGGCTCTCGATGCTGATCGGAGAGCGCACCCGGAGCGCGATCCTCGTCTTCGTGCTGCCGGTCGCGCTCCTCCTCGTGTGCGCGTTCTTCCTGTGGACCTGGTCCCCGTCGTGGCTCGACCAGGGCCTGAACCGGCTCATGCAGATCCTGGACCCGTCGGGGTACCGGTGGCTCAACGAGACGCACCTCAAGGTGGACCGAGGCGTGGAGTACTACAACACGCAGCCCGTTCCCTACGACGCGGTCTTCTGGCTGAACCGCGTCTGGATGCTGGCGATCGGGTTCGTCGCGCTCTGGCTCACGGTGCGCGCGGTCGAGCGCTCCCGGAAGGGAGTGGTCGCGAGCCGCCGCGCGCTGGCGCGCTCCCGGAAGGCGGCCGCGGTCGAGGCGGCCGCCGCTCCCATTCGCCCCGTCGTGGCGGGCGAATTCGGGACGAGCGGCAGGGGTCCTTCGTTCGTGCAAGGCGTGCTGGCGGTCGCAGCCGCCGAAGGGCGGGAGCTCCTGAGACAGCCGGGGCTCTACATCTTCATTCCCCTGATCCTGCTCCAAGCTCTCGGAAACGCGCTGGTCGCGATCGGCCCGTTCGACACGCCGATCCTGCTCACGCCGGGTATCACCGCCGTGGGGATCGGGAATCAGATCACGACCTTCGCGTGCATGCTCCTCCTCTTCTACACGGTCGAGTCCCTCGAACGGGAGCGGACCACCGGTCTCGCCTCGGTGCTCTACTCCACGCCGCTCCGGACCGGGGCGTATCTCTTCGGAAAGGCCCTCGCGAACAGCATGGTCGCGGTGGCGGTCCTCCTCGCCTCGCTCGCCGCGAGCGCGATCGCGCTGGCGGTTCAGGGGAAGGTTCCCTTCTCGTTCGAGCCGTACCTCGTCGTCTGGGGGCTCCTCCTCGTTCCGACGTTCCTCGTGTGGACCTCATTCGTGACCGCCCTCTACGCCGCGGTGGGAAACCGTTACGGCGCGTACGCGCTCGCGGTGGCGGCGCTGATCTTCAGCGGATACCGTGCGCTCACGGGCGGGATGAACTGGGCGGGGAACTGGCCGCTCTGGGGCGTCCTCCGGTGGAGCGACATGGGCTTCTACGAGACCGACCGCCTGGCGATCGTCCTGAACCGCGTCATGATCCTGGGCCTCACGGTCTTCTTCACGGCGGTCGCGGTGCGGCTCTTCCGCCGCCGCGCCGTGGACGGGGTGCGGCTCATGCACCGGCTCGCGCCGCGGCAGCTCTTCCGCACGGGTGTGAGCCTCTCGCCGTACGCCGTCGTGCCCGCGGTCTGCTGCGTCGCGCTGATGTTCCAGGTGAGCCAGGGCCTCGAGGGCGGCGCCATGAAGAAGGCGAAGAAGGACTACTGGGCGAAGAACCTCAAGACCTGGCTGAACGCGCCGCTCCCCGACATCGCGCGTGTGGACGTCGCGCTCCGGATCGATCCGGCGAAGCACTGGCTCTCGAGCCAGGGGACGCTCACGCTCGTGAACCGGGAAGCCACGGAGCTCGCGGCGATCCCCCTCTCCGGAGGATGGCACTGGGACAGCCTGACGTGGACGATGGACGCGAAACCGTACACCCCCGATGACTCGAAGCGCCTCTACCTCTTCAGGCCGGACCGGCCCCTCGCGCCGGGAGACAGTGTCACGATCGGATGGAAGTGGGACGGCGTGTTCCCGAAGGGGATCACGAAGAACGGTGGGAACACGGACGAGTTCATCCTTCCGTCCGGCGTCGTGCTCACCGGATTCAGCCCGAGCTTCATGCCGGTGGTCGGCTTCATGGAAGACGTCGGCGAGACGAAGGACAACCGCACCGAACCCAAGCAGTATCCGCGGGATTACTGGAAGGGCGTCACGAAGGGCGGATACGGAGCCACCGCGTGGTTTCCGGCGAGGGTGACGGTGACCGGTCCCGCGGAGTACACCCTCAACTCGGTCGGCGTCTGCACGAAGAACGAGGTGAAGGACGGGTGGCGCACGCAGGTCTGGGAGACGGACCATCCTGTGAAGATCATGAACGTCGTGTGCGGCCGATGGAAGGAGAAGAGGGGCGAGAGCACCACGATCTACTACCACCCGGCCCACACGTACAACCTCCAGGAGATGTCGGCGACCCTCGACGCGGCGCGGAAGTGGTACTCGGAGTGGTTCCTGCCGTATCCGTGGCGCGAGCTCAAGCTCTCGGAGTTCCCGGCGCTCGCCGGATACGCGCAGGGATTCGGCACCAACATCACGTTCAGCGAGAACATCGGCTTCCTCACGAAGAACGACGAGAAGACGAACGCGACGTTCCTCGTCACCGCGCACGAGGCGGCCCACCAGTGGTGGGGAAACATCCTGACGCCCGCGAACGGGCCCGGCGCGGACTTCCTGAGCGAGGGGATGTCGCACTTCTCCACGCTCCTCCTCTTCGAGCAGGTCAAGGGGCCCAAGGCCCGCATGGAGTTCGCGAAGGGGATCGAGTCGCGCTACGGCGATCGCCGGCGGCCGGACGAGGAGCGCCCGATGTACGAGATCGACGGCAAGCGCCCCTCGGACGAGACGGTGATGTACGACCGCGGCGGCTGGGTGTTCTGGATGCTCTACGACTTCATGGGCCACGAGCGGGCGCTCGAGGGATACCAGCACTTCATCCGCACGTGGAGCCAGAGCCGCGACCACGCCGCGCTCCCCGACTTCGTGCTCGCGATGCGACCCTTCGCGGCGGACACCGCTTCGTACGACGCGTTCACGAAGCAGTGGTTCGAGGGCCGCGTCGTGCCCGAGTACCGGCTGGTCGGGACGTCGAAGAAGACGCCGGATGGACGCTACGAGGTCACCGTCAAGGTGACGAACCGCGGCACGGGACGGATGCCGGTCGAGGTGGCGGTCACGCGAGGCGAGCGCTGGGAGAAGACGGCTTCGGATTCCGCCGCGTATCGCGAGGCGCGCGCCCTGGTGAAGCCGGGGAAGGACGAGACCGAGACCGTGGTGGTGCGCTGCGACTTCGAGCCCGACCAGGTGGTGGTGGATCCCGACGTTCGCGTCCTCCAGCTGAACCGCAAGCTGGCGGTCGCGAAGCTCTGA
- a CDS encoding sigma-70 family RNA polymerase sigma factor, with product MKRLVGANGRAPRELVLTREEERRLLRDAREGDAVALRRLLERVSPPIYRFGRGFCGDTEDAKDVMQEVLVSLVRSLPSIRGDSSITTWAYTVARRACARQRRRSRDREMREPESGLEHVAAPEDRTSDPSREAERREVETAVRDAILLLPPPQREAIVLRDLEGVSAREAARILRVSERALKSRLHRARLALRDALAGSLGETPPAGIPGSCPDAGRLLSRYLEGELNARTCASMESHLRTCRSCGRACRALKRSLTLCRRYGSRPLSTAARKSLRGAIRGAIAESRSAPRSSRSSRSSRS from the coding sequence TTGAAGCGACTGGTCGGCGCAAACGGGCGCGCCCCGAGGGAGCTCGTGCTGACGCGCGAGGAGGAACGGCGACTCCTGCGAGACGCCCGCGAGGGCGATGCGGTCGCGCTCCGGCGTCTCCTGGAGCGCGTCTCGCCGCCGATCTACCGCTTCGGTCGCGGCTTCTGCGGCGACACCGAGGACGCCAAGGACGTCATGCAGGAGGTGTTGGTCTCGCTGGTGCGCTCGCTCCCGTCGATCCGGGGCGATTCATCGATCACCACCTGGGCCTACACGGTCGCACGACGCGCCTGCGCGCGCCAGCGAAGGCGCAGCAGGGATCGCGAGATGCGCGAGCCGGAGTCCGGGCTGGAGCACGTGGCGGCGCCCGAGGACAGGACTTCCGATCCCTCGCGCGAGGCAGAGCGACGCGAGGTGGAAACCGCGGTCCGGGACGCGATCCTCCTCCTCCCGCCGCCTCAGCGGGAGGCCATCGTCCTGAGAGATCTGGAAGGTGTGTCCGCACGTGAGGCGGCCCGCATTCTGCGCGTCTCCGAGCGAGCGCTGAAGTCGAGGCTCCACCGGGCGCGCCTTGCCCTGCGCGACGCGCTCGCCGGAAGTCTCGGCGAGACGCCGCCTGCCGGCATTCCGGGGAGCTGCCCCGACGCGGGCAGGCTCCTGAGCCGCTACCTCGAGGGAGAGCTGAACGCGCGCACCTGCGCCTCGATGGAATCGCATCTCCGTACGTGCCGCTCGTGCGGCCGCGCGTGCCGCGCGCTGAAGCGCTCGCTCACGCTGTGTCGCCGCTACGGATCGCGGCCGCTCTCCACCGCCGCACGCAAGTCGCTGCGCGGTGCGATCCGCGGAGCCATCGCGGAATCCCGCTCGGCCCCACGCTCCTCGCGCTCCTCGCGCTCCTCGCGCTCCTAG
- a CDS encoding helix-turn-helix domain-containing protein gives MAARSARSARPDRTISEPAQLQVLASPLRQEILDLLARTGAAQVAEIASLLGRPADSLYYHLRELERVGLVVSSRARANGSRGEMLFRAAQREPTLFHDVSSPSNTSAVESIVASMLRLGIRDFRNASASDGVCTHGPRRELWALRVTGWLDPSQVAEINRRIHDLKDAVARPRSRGKLYAITILLTPLTHRTRRKPQRRKPAGRSRAR, from the coding sequence ATGGCCGCCCGATCCGCTCGATCCGCTCGACCCGACCGTACGATCTCGGAGCCGGCGCAGCTCCAGGTGCTGGCGTCGCCCCTGCGCCAGGAGATCCTCGATCTCCTCGCCCGGACCGGCGCCGCGCAGGTCGCCGAGATCGCGTCCCTGCTCGGGCGCCCCGCGGACAGCCTCTACTATCACCTCCGGGAGCTGGAGCGCGTGGGGCTGGTCGTCTCGTCCCGCGCGCGCGCGAATGGAAGCCGGGGCGAGATGCTCTTTCGAGCGGCCCAGCGGGAGCCCACGCTCTTCCACGACGTCTCGTCCCCCAGCAATACCTCCGCCGTCGAGTCGATCGTGGCCTCCATGCTCCGACTGGGGATCCGTGACTTTCGAAACGCCTCCGCGTCGGACGGCGTGTGCACGCATGGCCCTCGCCGCGAGCTCTGGGCGCTTCGCGTGACAGGCTGGCTCGATCCGAGCCAGGTCGCCGAGATCAACCGGCGGATTCACGACCTGAAGGACGCGGTGGCCAGGCCGCGCTCCCGTGGCAAGCTCTACGCGATCACGATCCTGCTCACGCCGCTGACGCACCGCACCCGTCGGAAGCCGCAACGCCGGAAGCCGGCCGGAAGGAGCCGGGCCCGATGA